In a genomic window of Roseiflexus castenholzii DSM 13941:
- the fusA gene encoding elongation factor G codes for MPREVPLERIRNIGIIAHIDAGKTTTTERILFYTGRTYKLGEVHEGTAVMDWMEQERERGITITAAATTAEWTVEGTPYRINIIDTPGHVDFTAEVERSLRVLDGGVVVFDAVAGVEPQSETVWRQADKYHVPRICFVNKMDRIGANFMRTVDMIRERLGAKPVPVQFPIGAEDRFRGIVDLITNKAVIYVDDQGKREELEAIPADVADEVERLRNEMIEAIAETDDELTLLYLEGEELSVEELRRALRKATIQGKLVPVLCGAALRNKGVQRLLDAVVYYLPSPVDIPPVRGTRPGQIAGDDGVEMITRPTSEDAPFTGLVFKIVSDPFVGKLAYFRVYSGKLETGSYVLNSTRNQRERIGRLLQMHANHREEIKEVYAGDIAAMVGPKQSYTGDTICDPNDPIVLESIRFPEPVIQLAIEPKTKADQDKLAVALGKLAEEDPTFRVFTDPETGQTIIAGMGELHLEVIVDRMRREYKVEANQGKPQVAYRESITVPADVDSKFVRQSGGKGQYGHVKLQVEPLERGKGFEFVNGIVGGVIPREYIPAVEAGVKEAMASGVIAGYPVVDIKVTLYDGSYHEVDSSEMAFKIAASMGLKEAVRKGRPILLEPVMKVEIVTPEDFLGAVLGDINSRRGHVEGMEARGNAQVIRAYVPLASMFGYTTDLRSATQGRATSSMEFAYYQPLPDALAKEIIEKRRG; via the coding sequence ATGCCTCGTGAAGTGCCATTAGAGCGGATACGAAATATTGGTATCATTGCCCATATCGATGCGGGGAAGACGACGACGACCGAACGCATTCTGTTCTATACCGGTCGAACGTACAAACTTGGCGAGGTGCATGAAGGCACCGCAGTGATGGACTGGATGGAACAGGAGCGTGAGCGCGGCATTACGATCACCGCTGCTGCCACTACTGCTGAGTGGACGGTCGAAGGAACGCCGTATCGCATCAATATCATCGACACACCTGGTCACGTCGACTTTACGGCGGAGGTCGAGCGGTCGCTGCGCGTGCTCGATGGCGGCGTGGTGGTGTTCGATGCCGTCGCCGGGGTCGAGCCGCAATCGGAGACGGTGTGGCGGCAGGCGGATAAGTACCACGTGCCGCGGATCTGCTTCGTCAACAAGATGGACCGGATCGGCGCCAACTTTATGCGCACGGTGGACATGATTCGAGAGCGCCTTGGCGCAAAACCGGTGCCGGTTCAGTTCCCGATTGGCGCAGAGGATCGCTTTCGCGGCATCGTAGACTTGATCACCAACAAGGCGGTCATCTACGTCGATGATCAGGGCAAACGCGAGGAACTGGAGGCGATCCCGGCAGATGTCGCCGACGAGGTGGAACGCCTGCGCAATGAGATGATCGAAGCAATCGCTGAAACCGATGATGAGTTGACGCTCCTCTATCTCGAGGGCGAAGAACTCAGCGTCGAAGAACTGCGCCGGGCATTGCGCAAGGCGACGATCCAGGGCAAACTGGTGCCGGTGCTGTGTGGCGCTGCCCTGCGCAACAAAGGGGTGCAGCGCCTGCTCGATGCGGTTGTCTACTATTTGCCGTCGCCGGTCGATATTCCGCCGGTGCGCGGGACGCGCCCAGGTCAGATTGCCGGCGACGATGGCGTTGAGATGATCACGCGCCCGACATCGGAAGACGCGCCGTTTACCGGTCTGGTGTTCAAGATCGTCTCCGACCCGTTCGTCGGGAAACTTGCGTACTTCCGGGTCTATTCCGGCAAGTTGGAGACCGGCTCCTACGTGCTCAATTCGACGCGCAATCAGCGTGAACGTATCGGGCGCCTGCTCCAAATGCATGCCAACCATCGCGAGGAGATCAAGGAGGTCTACGCCGGCGATATCGCTGCGATGGTCGGACCCAAGCAAAGCTATACCGGCGATACGATCTGCGACCCGAATGATCCGATTGTGCTGGAAAGCATCCGTTTCCCGGAGCCGGTCATTCAACTGGCGATCGAACCCAAGACAAAGGCCGATCAGGATAAACTGGCGGTCGCGCTCGGCAAACTGGCGGAGGAAGACCCGACATTCCGTGTCTTCACCGACCCGGAGACCGGACAGACGATCATCGCCGGCATGGGTGAGCTTCACCTTGAGGTGATTGTCGACCGCATGCGCCGCGAGTATAAGGTCGAAGCCAACCAGGGCAAGCCGCAGGTGGCGTATCGCGAGTCGATCACGGTTCCGGCGGATGTGGACAGTAAGTTCGTGCGGCAGAGCGGCGGCAAAGGTCAGTATGGCCACGTTAAGTTGCAGGTCGAACCGCTCGAACGAGGGAAGGGGTTCGAGTTCGTCAACGGTATCGTCGGCGGCGTCATCCCACGCGAGTATATCCCGGCGGTCGAGGCAGGCGTCAAGGAAGCGATGGCAAGCGGCGTGATCGCCGGCTACCCGGTCGTCGATATCAAAGTCACGCTCTACGATGGCTCGTACCACGAGGTTGACTCATCAGAAATGGCATTCAAGATCGCCGCCTCGATGGGGCTGAAGGAAGCGGTGCGTAAAGGACGTCCGATCCTGCTCGAACCGGTAATGAAGGTCGAAATTGTGACGCCGGAAGATTTTCTCGGCGCCGTTCTTGGCGATATCAACTCGCGCCGCGGTCACGTCGAGGGCATGGAGGCGCGCGGCAATGCGCAGGTTATTCGGGCATACGTCCCGCTGGCGTCCATGTTCGGCTATACGACCGACCTGCGATCGGCAACGCAGGGGCGCGCTACGTCGTCGATGGAGTTCGCTTATTACCAACCGCTGCCGGATGCTCTGGCAAAGGAGATCATCGAAAAACGGCGCGGCTAG
- the rpsG gene encoding 30S ribosomal protein S7, whose product MPRRGTIERRIPPPDPRYNSVLVQQFINKVMQRGKKSIAEKIVYQAFDLAAERLKKPAMEIFETAIRNAGPVIEVKPRRVGGATYQVPVEVKSDRRQSLAMRWLLMSARARSGKPMYERLAAELIDAYNNTGATIKRKEDVQRMAEANRAFSHYGRF is encoded by the coding sequence ATGCCCCGTCGAGGCACGATTGAACGGCGTATCCCACCGCCAGACCCACGCTACAACAGCGTGCTGGTGCAGCAGTTTATTAATAAAGTTATGCAGCGCGGCAAAAAGAGCATCGCCGAGAAGATCGTCTATCAGGCGTTCGACTTGGCGGCTGAGCGCTTGAAGAAGCCCGCGATGGAAATCTTCGAGACTGCCATACGCAACGCCGGTCCGGTGATCGAAGTTAAGCCGCGGCGCGTTGGCGGCGCCACGTATCAGGTGCCGGTCGAGGTCAAGAGCGACCGTCGGCAGTCGCTGGCGATGCGCTGGCTGCTCATGTCGGCGCGTGCGCGTTCGGGCAAACCGATGTATGAGCGCCTGGCTGCTGAGTTGATCGATGCGTACAACAATACAGGCGCAACGATCAAACGGAAAGAGGATGTGCAGCGCATGGCGGAAGCCAATCGCGCCTTTTCACACTACGGACGGTTCTGA
- the rpsL gene encoding 30S ribosomal protein S12, which translates to MPTINQLVRKPRKRVTKKVKAPALRFSLNVLKGKLTRGKGSPFKRGVCTQVRTMTPKKPNSALRKIARVRLSNGMEVTAYIPGEGHNLQEHSVVLIRGGRVKDLPGVRYHIVRGTLDAQGVANRKQGRSKYGTKKASAVPAKKK; encoded by the coding sequence ATGCCGACAATCAACCAGTTGGTTCGAAAGCCGCGCAAGCGGGTCACAAAGAAAGTCAAGGCGCCAGCGTTACGATTCAGCCTGAATGTGTTGAAGGGCAAACTGACGCGCGGCAAAGGGTCGCCGTTCAAACGCGGCGTCTGCACGCAAGTCAGGACGATGACGCCCAAAAAGCCCAACTCGGCGCTGCGCAAGATCGCGCGCGTCCGGCTTTCGAATGGCATGGAAGTCACGGCCTACATCCCAGGCGAAGGGCACAACCTGCAAGAACACTCTGTGGTATTGATCCGTGGCGGGCGCGTGAAGGACTTGCCCGGCGTGCGCTACCACATCGTGCGCGGCACGCTCGACGCGCAGGGGGTTGCGAACCGGAAGCAGGGTCGTTCGAAGTACGGTACGAAGAAAGCCAGTGCGGTTCCGGCAAAGAAGAAGTAA
- a CDS encoding NAD(P)/FAD-dependent oxidoreductase — MRELIIIGGGAAALSAGMYALGKQIDFVMIYESLGGKAGWRQSLVGQEEVEYLAGEEAVRIFERKIAMQSDRAIRDTVTAVHRADQGFRVETRNHGALDALAVIVATGATPVRLKAPGAQELLGQGLGYSVTTHAHLLAGKTAAVVGATHRALRGVAELARTAEKVYLIVPELHDVSLPMMHAVSQRPNVEILAGYTVDEVVGPMNVEEIVVSRAGEQRRIAVDAAFVDLGLRPCSEIVQHLVRTDQDGFIWVDERMATTVPGVFAAGDVTTAFGEQVLIAIGDGARAALSAYDYLLMRMPVAR; from the coding sequence ATGCGGGAACTTATTATCATCGGCGGCGGTGCAGCGGCGCTTTCTGCCGGGATGTATGCGCTGGGCAAGCAGATCGATTTCGTGATGATCTATGAATCGTTGGGCGGCAAAGCCGGTTGGCGGCAGAGCCTGGTTGGGCAGGAGGAGGTCGAATATCTGGCGGGCGAAGAAGCAGTCCGTATCTTCGAGCGCAAGATCGCCATGCAGTCGGATCGCGCGATCCGTGATACCGTCACGGCGGTGCATCGCGCAGACCAGGGGTTTCGCGTCGAGACGCGCAACCACGGCGCTCTCGATGCGCTTGCCGTGATTGTTGCCACCGGCGCGACGCCGGTGCGCCTCAAAGCGCCGGGCGCCCAGGAGTTGCTCGGTCAGGGGCTGGGCTACTCGGTCACCACCCATGCGCACCTGCTGGCGGGGAAGACGGCGGCGGTCGTGGGGGCGACGCATCGGGCGCTGCGCGGGGTGGCCGAACTGGCGCGCACGGCCGAAAAGGTCTACCTGATCGTCCCTGAACTGCACGATGTCTCACTGCCGATGATGCATGCCGTCAGCCAGCGCCCGAATGTGGAAATCCTGGCAGGGTACACCGTCGATGAAGTCGTCGGCCCGATGAATGTCGAGGAGATTGTTGTCTCGCGCGCGGGAGAACAGCGTCGGATCGCCGTCGATGCGGCGTTCGTCGATCTGGGGTTGCGCCCGTGCAGTGAGATCGTGCAGCACCTGGTGCGCACCGATCAGGACGGCTTCATCTGGGTCGATGAGCGCATGGCGACGACGGTTCCGGGTGTTTTCGCCGCCGGCGATGTGACGACGGCGTTTGGTGAACAGGTGCTGATCGCCATCGGCGATGGAGCGCGCGCGGCGCTCAGCGCCTACGACTATCTGCTTATGCGAATGCCGGTTGCGCGGTAA
- a CDS encoding tRNA guanosine transglycosylase family protein — MHHELLAHKKQVALGGIVPNLLRAPKAMPYLDVLRGLLQVRRVMADKQIHVFGIGGTATLHLAALFQIDSVDSSGWRNRAARGIVQLPGRGDRVVARMGSWRGREPDAAEWRMLEQCRCPACQRFGIAGLTANGIDGFCHRATHNLWVLLQEARAIDEHLKDGTYRHWHQAHIENSIYSRLLHTAMALIEVQRWHPDGST; from the coding sequence ATGCACCACGAACTACTGGCTCACAAAAAACAGGTCGCTCTTGGCGGTATCGTGCCAAATCTGCTCCGCGCGCCGAAGGCGATGCCGTACCTCGATGTGCTGCGGGGCCTCCTTCAGGTGCGCCGGGTGATGGCGGATAAACAGATCCACGTATTCGGCATCGGCGGCACCGCGACCCTGCATCTGGCGGCGCTGTTCCAGATCGACTCGGTCGACTCGTCAGGATGGCGCAATCGCGCTGCGCGCGGCATCGTCCAGCTTCCAGGACGCGGGGATCGAGTCGTGGCGCGCATGGGCAGCTGGCGCGGTCGTGAGCCTGATGCCGCCGAGTGGCGGATGCTCGAACAATGCCGGTGCCCGGCGTGCCAGCGGTTTGGCATCGCCGGTTTGACCGCCAACGGCATTGACGGCTTCTGCCATCGCGCAACCCACAACCTGTGGGTGCTGCTCCAGGAAGCCAGAGCAATCGACGAACACCTGAAAGATGGCACGTACCGACACTGGCATCAGGCGCACATCGAGAACTCTATCTACAGCAGACTGCTGCATACGGCGATGGCTTTGATCGAAGTTCAGAGGTGGCATCCAGATGGTAGCACATAA
- a CDS encoding NgoMIV family type II restriction endonuclease, which translates to MKISELRSKYHKQICEKIVWLKNDKGGQYPSFADSSSQTSRNVAIGVHKRINCGNHSPSAISEQEVGRRFEEITRSFIKETLSLINHLRPAEWIYSTHPITEFDQYAHLAKLERISKDNKELASIVGVDYIIKPDIVIGIHPASYQEINRHEPILDPEDKVVQYSPLLQRGQSSRPTLHASISCKWTIRSDRSQNTRTEALNLIRNRKGHTPHIAAVTAEPLPTRIASLALGTGDLDCVYHIALPELEESIAELKNEDQGDMLRTLIQGKRLRDISDLPFDLVI; encoded by the coding sequence ATGAAGATTTCTGAACTACGCAGCAAATACCATAAGCAAATATGTGAAAAGATTGTTTGGCTTAAGAACGATAAAGGAGGCCAATACCCTAGTTTTGCCGACTCAAGCAGTCAAACAAGCAGAAATGTTGCCATAGGAGTACATAAAAGAATAAATTGTGGTAATCATAGTCCATCTGCAATTTCAGAACAGGAGGTTGGCAGAAGATTCGAAGAAATCACAAGGTCATTCATTAAGGAGACCTTAAGTTTGATCAACCATTTGAGACCAGCTGAATGGATTTATTCTACGCATCCTATTACTGAATTCGATCAGTACGCGCATCTTGCCAAATTAGAACGAATATCTAAAGATAATAAGGAACTAGCATCTATAGTGGGCGTGGACTATATTATAAAGCCTGATATTGTTATCGGAATACATCCTGCATCATATCAAGAAATTAACCGCCATGAACCAATTCTTGACCCCGAAGATAAGGTAGTGCAATATTCACCTCTTCTACAACGAGGACAGAGTTCGAGACCCACTCTGCATGCGAGCATTTCCTGCAAGTGGACAATTAGAAGTGACAGAAGTCAGAACACACGCACAGAAGCATTGAACCTGATCAGAAATCGAAAGGGTCATACCCCTCATATCGCAGCAGTCACTGCCGAACCCCTTCCGACACGTATTGCATCGCTTGCGCTAGGTACAGGTGATCTGGATTGCGTCTACCATATCGCTTTGCCGGAATTGGAGGAATCGATTGCAGAACTGAAGAACGAAGATCAGGGGGATATGCTAAGGACGCTAATTCAAGGCAAGCGCCTGCGTGATATAAGCGATTTGCCGTTTGACTTAGTAATATAG
- a CDS encoding DNA methyltransferase, translating into MTPSLDLENQVYIDRLCRLLEEDLDFHDQDSGYASHNIHSFPAKFPPQLPRKFIQALTLPGETVLDPMMGSGTTVLEAFLLGRRGIGFDIDPLAVMLAKAKVSPISHHDAVIWSREIISNARESFFSQKRVLYNEIDRMWDEETREFVDYWFSREVQLALTALVVEINRINDENLRNFFNVILSSIIITKSGGVSLALDLAHTRPHRVDRAIDWNGCPLEMDTSKRSERRKLSKKIRSPFEEFEKKCMQSLKNMSENGLNSDQLSMRCLPNWENARMQPDISMCNAKSLLLNDECVDIIITSPPYASHAIDYMRAHKFSLVWLGYAIRELSERRKRYIGGDALEGHGFESLPGYTSSIIDSLARRDPRKSLVLRRYYSEMKAILREMFRVLKKGRVAIVVVGESKLRGQDVEIDVCLSEIGESLGFFVPRIGVRRLDRNRRMMPVGNQVDMKSQIQRRMHKEFVIGFYKPPID; encoded by the coding sequence ATGACCCCCTCTCTTGATCTTGAAAACCAGGTCTATATTGACAGGCTGTGTCGTTTACTGGAAGAGGATCTTGATTTTCACGATCAGGACAGCGGATACGCATCACACAACATCCACTCTTTTCCAGCCAAGTTTCCGCCGCAGTTACCCCGGAAGTTCATTCAAGCGCTGACCCTTCCTGGTGAAACGGTTCTAGACCCAATGATGGGTTCGGGCACCACCGTGCTCGAGGCATTTCTGCTAGGTAGACGAGGCATTGGCTTCGATATCGACCCTCTGGCTGTTATGTTGGCAAAAGCGAAGGTTTCGCCCATCAGTCATCATGATGCCGTAATATGGAGCAGAGAAATCATTAGCAATGCAAGAGAGTCGTTTTTCTCCCAAAAAAGAGTACTATATAATGAAATAGATCGGATGTGGGACGAAGAAACGAGAGAATTTGTTGATTACTGGTTTTCTCGAGAAGTTCAACTCGCTCTAACAGCTCTTGTCGTCGAAATAAATAGAATCAACGATGAAAATCTAAGGAATTTCTTTAACGTCATCCTCTCGTCAATTATCATCACAAAATCTGGCGGTGTTTCACTTGCGCTCGATCTTGCTCATACTCGACCACATAGGGTTGACAGAGCTATTGATTGGAATGGTTGTCCCTTAGAGATGGACACCTCAAAAAGAAGTGAAAGAAGAAAGTTATCTAAGAAAATCCGCTCCCCTTTCGAAGAGTTTGAAAAGAAGTGCATGCAGAGCCTGAAGAACATGTCCGAGAATGGTTTGAATAGTGACCAGTTGAGCATGAGATGCCTTCCAAACTGGGAAAACGCGAGAATGCAGCCTGATATATCAATGTGTAATGCAAAAAGTTTACTGCTCAATGACGAGTGTGTTGACATTATCATCACATCTCCTCCTTATGCTTCTCACGCGATTGATTATATGCGCGCTCATAAGTTTTCACTCGTGTGGCTTGGCTATGCTATACGAGAACTCAGCGAAAGAAGGAAAAGATACATAGGTGGAGATGCCTTAGAAGGGCATGGCTTTGAAAGTCTTCCAGGTTACACCTCAAGCATTATTGATAGCCTAGCCCGAAGAGATCCTCGCAAGAGCCTGGTGCTTCGCAGGTACTACTCTGAAATGAAAGCCATCTTGCGAGAGATGTTTCGTGTCTTAAAAAAAGGACGGGTTGCTATCGTCGTCGTGGGTGAATCGAAACTGAGAGGTCAAGATGTGGAAATCGATGTTTGCCTGAGCGAAATCGGAGAGTCGCTCGGATTTTTTGTTCCTAGGATTGGTGTACGCCGTCTGGATAGGAATCGCCGAATGATGCCTGTCGGAAATCAAGTTGACATGAAGTCTCAAATACAACGACGAATGCACAAAGAGTTTGTTATTGGTTTCTATAAACCACCTATCGACTAA
- a CDS encoding nitrogenase component 1 — protein MTSCLTMQDRAVAINPTRSCAPIGAMLANYGIHGAITINHGSQGCATYPRHQMARHFREPVEVATTSLTEKTTVYGGKQNLLAALKNIWERFHPTMIMVCSTCLSETIGDDIPGIIDEFLDKRPEVTIPILSVKTPSYIGNHTTGFDNFLKEIALNLPDRRKKKGETNGKINIIPGWVNPGDIRELKHMLREMGLHGLWITDYSETLDGGYYHPRPHFPRGGTTVEELRNSSKSLATIALQRHIGGEAAHIYERRYNVPAHVLTMPIGLRNTDAFVNTLVEITDHTIPESLGVERARLLDALVDTHMYTTGLRVALYGDPDMLEGLVGLIAEMGMIPAHILTAADNRSWGERMVELTEELEVESEIILKGDLHELHKRIKQRPVDLLMGHSKGKFIAEAENIPLVRVGFPVEDRFGYHRRSIVGYNGATALVDEITNMIFERRATAIVSNTLLETGLERPTDIPITLRNGAAHHP, from the coding sequence ATGACCAGTTGTCTCACCATGCAGGATCGCGCTGTCGCCATTAACCCGACCCGTTCCTGCGCGCCAATCGGGGCAATGCTCGCCAATTACGGCATTCACGGCGCCATTACCATCAACCACGGCTCACAGGGATGCGCCACCTACCCGCGACATCAGATGGCGCGCCACTTCCGCGAACCGGTCGAAGTCGCCACCACCTCGCTCACCGAAAAGACGACGGTCTATGGCGGCAAACAAAACCTGCTCGCGGCGCTCAAGAATATCTGGGAACGATTCCATCCGACGATGATTATGGTCTGTTCGACCTGTCTCTCCGAGACGATCGGCGACGACATTCCCGGAATCATCGACGAGTTTCTGGACAAGCGCCCGGAGGTCACCATCCCGATCCTGTCGGTCAAAACCCCCTCGTACATCGGCAACCACACGACTGGCTTCGACAATTTTCTCAAGGAGATCGCGCTCAATCTGCCGGATCGCCGCAAGAAGAAAGGCGAGACCAACGGCAAGATCAACATTATTCCCGGCTGGGTCAATCCCGGCGACATCCGCGAACTAAAGCACATGCTGCGTGAAATGGGGCTGCACGGGTTGTGGATCACCGATTACTCGGAAACCCTCGACGGCGGCTACTACCATCCGCGCCCCCACTTCCCGCGCGGAGGCACGACTGTTGAGGAACTGCGCAACTCCTCGAAGTCGCTGGCGACTATCGCGCTCCAGCGCCACATCGGTGGTGAAGCAGCGCACATTTATGAGCGACGCTACAACGTCCCCGCTCACGTGCTGACTATGCCCATCGGCTTGAGGAACACCGATGCCTTTGTCAACACACTGGTTGAGATCACCGACCACACGATCCCCGAATCGCTAGGGGTCGAACGGGCGCGCCTGCTCGATGCACTGGTTGATACGCATATGTACACGACAGGATTGCGTGTTGCGCTCTACGGCGATCCCGATATGCTTGAGGGGCTAGTCGGGCTGATCGCCGAAATGGGCATGATCCCGGCACACATCCTGACCGCCGCCGACAACCGCTCCTGGGGAGAACGGATGGTCGAACTGACAGAGGAACTGGAGGTCGAGAGCGAGATCATTCTCAAGGGTGATCTCCACGAACTGCACAAGCGGATCAAGCAACGACCGGTCGATCTGCTGATGGGACACTCGAAAGGCAAATTTATCGCCGAAGCGGAAAACATCCCGCTGGTGCGAGTTGGTTTCCCGGTCGAAGATCGCTTTGGCTACCATCGTCGATCTATCGTTGGCTACAACGGCGCGACTGCACTGGTCGATGAGATCACAAATATGATCTTCGAGCGCCGTGCAACGGCGATTGTGAGCAACACCCTGCTCGAAACCGGCCTCGAAAGACCAACAGACATTCCGATCACGCTACGCAATGGCGCCGCACACCATCCGTAG
- a CDS encoding nitrogenase component I subunit alpha, with the protein MQFKCNQTLPERAIHIALKGPDGKCQRGDGTGCFIANNVATTPGDMTERGCTYAGCRGVVGGPVKDAIQLTHGPIGCAFFSWGYRPHLADSDFHMKYTFVSDMNETNIVFGGEKKLLQSIIEASAEFPDAKAVFVYNTCSTALIGDDGRDVAKQAEAIIGKPVVFFECEGFRGVSQSMGHHVGNETIFRQLVGSIEPEGDFSRSINIIGDYNIKNDIRTFEYLFEALGLQIIARFTGNVSVDDLKIMHKAALNIVHCQRSATYIADMMKEKYGTPSINVTLWGIRNMAQALRAAAAFFGLETRAEEVIAHEVTRIQPYIDAYRQRLHGKRVFIYQGGPRVWHWIELLRELGMETETAATTFGHTDDYEKIFNQIPEGALVIDNPNVPEIEEILNRRRPDLFISGNKERYLAYKLGVPFVNGHTYDTGPYAGFVGMVNFARDIDKALHAPVWNILHQRARPAPATHHAAHGFEEVES; encoded by the coding sequence ATGCAGTTCAAGTGCAATCAGACCCTGCCTGAGCGAGCGATCCATATCGCGCTCAAAGGACCGGACGGGAAGTGCCAGCGCGGTGATGGAACCGGCTGCTTCATCGCCAACAATGTTGCAACCACCCCCGGTGATATGACCGAGCGTGGTTGCACCTACGCCGGCTGTCGCGGCGTCGTCGGCGGGCCGGTAAAGGATGCTATTCAACTGACGCACGGACCGATCGGGTGCGCATTCTTTTCGTGGGGCTACCGTCCGCACCTCGCCGACAGCGATTTTCACATGAAATACACCTTCGTCTCCGACATGAACGAAACAAACATCGTCTTCGGCGGCGAGAAGAAATTGCTGCAATCGATCATCGAAGCCAGCGCCGAATTTCCCGACGCAAAGGCGGTGTTTGTCTACAACACCTGCTCCACGGCACTGATCGGCGACGACGGGCGTGATGTCGCCAAACAAGCGGAAGCGATCATCGGCAAGCCAGTCGTGTTCTTCGAGTGCGAGGGGTTTCGCGGTGTCAGCCAGTCGATGGGACACCACGTTGGCAACGAAACGATCTTTCGCCAACTGGTCGGTTCGATCGAGCCGGAGGGTGATTTCAGCCGTTCGATCAATATCATCGGCGACTACAACATCAAGAATGACATCCGCACCTTCGAGTATCTCTTCGAGGCGCTCGGCTTGCAGATCATCGCTCGTTTTACCGGGAATGTCTCGGTGGATGACCTGAAGATCATGCACAAGGCGGCGCTCAACATCGTGCATTGCCAGCGTTCAGCCACGTACATCGCCGATATGATGAAGGAGAAGTATGGCACACCGTCTATCAACGTCACCCTTTGGGGCATCAGGAATATGGCGCAGGCGTTGCGCGCCGCCGCCGCATTCTTTGGGCTTGAAACGCGCGCCGAAGAGGTGATTGCCCACGAAGTCACCCGCATTCAACCCTATATCGACGCATACCGCCAGCGATTGCATGGAAAGCGCGTCTTCATCTATCAGGGAGGCCCGCGCGTCTGGCACTGGATCGAACTCCTGCGCGAATTGGGCATGGAGACCGAAACGGCAGCCACAACCTTCGGGCATACTGACGACTACGAGAAGATTTTCAATCAGATCCCAGAAGGCGCGCTGGTGATCGACAACCCCAACGTTCCCGAAATCGAAGAAATTCTGAACCGACGTCGCCCCGACCTGTTCATCTCGGGCAACAAGGAGCGGTACCTGGCGTATAAACTCGGCGTGCCATTCGTCAATGGGCATACTTACGATACCGGACCCTATGCCGGCTTCGTAGGCATGGTCAACTTTGCGCGCGACATCGATAAAGCGCTGCATGCGCCGGTCTGGAACATCCTGCATCAGCGCGCCCGCCCCGCGCCCGCTACGCATCACGCAGCGCACGGTTTTGAGGAGGTGGAGTCATGA
- a CDS encoding radical SAM protein — protein MDASSAGSCQGVCFPKVDLSTHPCYSRAAHFRFGRIHVPVAPRCNIQCNYCIRKYACPNENRPGVTMRVMSPDEALHTVRHAIAHDLRLRVLGVAGPGDALANQATLTTFERARAEFPHLIRCLSTNGLLLPDQIDAIERAGITTLTITINAVDPAIGKQIYAHVRYRGKTYRGREASTLLLHNQLIGLREAALRGIVVKVNSVLIPGINDHHLIDVACVVKDHGASIMNIIPLIPLAKFAHLPEPSPELLNRVRDECATVIEQFRHCQRCRADAIGVPGEEGCGTGERVCIPRFLAQRKEHTHAVQVQSDPA, from the coding sequence ATGGACGCTTCATCCGCCGGATCGTGCCAGGGCGTCTGTTTTCCCAAGGTTGATCTGAGCACGCATCCGTGTTATAGCCGGGCAGCGCATTTCCGCTTCGGACGCATCCACGTGCCGGTGGCGCCCCGTTGCAACATCCAGTGCAACTATTGCATTCGCAAATACGCATGCCCAAACGAAAATCGTCCCGGCGTCACCATGCGGGTCATGTCGCCCGACGAGGCGCTCCACACCGTCCGCCACGCCATCGCCCACGACCTGCGCCTCCGCGTCCTTGGCGTGGCCGGTCCAGGCGATGCGCTGGCAAATCAGGCGACGCTCACTACGTTCGAGCGCGCGCGCGCTGAGTTTCCGCACCTGATCCGCTGCCTCTCGACCAACGGCTTGCTGCTGCCGGATCAGATCGACGCCATCGAGCGGGCCGGGATCACCACGCTGACGATCACGATCAATGCGGTCGATCCGGCAATTGGCAAGCAGATATACGCCCATGTGCGCTATCGGGGCAAAACCTACCGCGGGCGCGAGGCAAGCACACTGCTCCTGCACAATCAGTTGATCGGACTGCGCGAAGCGGCACTGCGCGGTATAGTGGTTAAGGTGAACTCAGTGCTCATTCCCGGTATCAACGATCATCACCTGATCGACGTCGCGTGCGTCGTCAAAGATCACGGCGCCTCCATCATGAACATCATCCCGCTCATACCCCTGGCGAAGTTTGCGCACCTGCCGGAACCCTCACCCGAACTGCTCAACCGGGTGCGCGACGAGTGCGCGACCGTCATCGAACAGTTTCGCCACTGCCAGCGATGCCGCGCCGATGCCATCGGCGTTCCCGGCGAGGAGGGGTGCGGTACGGGCGAACGAGTCTGTATTCCCAGATTTTTGGCACAGCGGAAGGAGCACACCCATGCAGTTCAAGTGCAATCAGACCCTGCCTGA